The genomic region AAAAAGAGAATATTTTGATCCCATTAGAAACAAATAATGGTGGCCAGAACCGTATTCCTAATGAAGACCTTCCCAAAGAGGTGAAAAAAAATAAAATTTATTACCAAAAGCTCCTAAAAAAGAGAAGATCTTTACAAATATATAAACTTGATAAATTTGCTATTAAAACCTCTCGAGAACTAAACACCAACCAAAAAGAATTTTTGTATAAAGAACTCAAAAAATTTCCTTTACCCTCTGGGGCAGCCTGGCAACTATCAGAAATGCTGAGAGATCCTTTAGTAGATTCAAAAGAAGTAGCTGCCCTGGCCTCTACAGATCCAGTTATTTCAGGACGTCTTTTGGCTCTAGTAAATTCCGCCTACTTTAGACCTTCTTCTGGAAATAACATTACTTCTATACATCACGCCATTTTGTATCTGGGGTTTAACCAGGTAAGAAATTTACTTTTTCAATTAATGCTTGAACAAACTATAAATAAACACTCTCCTTTACCCAAAGAGGAAATAAATAAAATCTGGTTGCACTCGGCCGCAGTTTCCGTGGCCGCCGGAGAAATTGCCAAACGCTTACAAGAACATCCTGGCCTCGCCCTTACTGCCGGCCTTATGCACGACGTAGGTAAATTCTTTCTACCTTATTTTAAACAGGAGGACACAGGCAGTTTACTATTACATGAAGATACAGAAGATTTGCCTCCTATTATTAGTGAAGAAAATGTTACCGGCTTTAGCCATCCAGTTATTGGTGAGGTTCTTTGTTATATATGGCGACTACCTAAAGAAATAGCTAAAACCGTGGCTTATCACCATTTTGGCGATTTCAAGCGAATCGAAAAGCTTTCTTCCAAAGAGAAAAAAGTGATTATTACCGTGGCTCTAGCTGATTATATTTGCCATCTTCTAGGATATGCAGAAGAAGAACCTTTTCTTTATGAAATACCTAAAGAAGCCTTAAAGTCTTGCGGGTTTCCTGTATGTCCGGAATTTTTAATTACTCCACAATTAGAAAAAGAAATTGAAAAAATGATAAAGCTTCTAAAAGGATATACAACTTAGAGACCTTTGCAAAATTTGTTGAATAGTAATATTTCTCATGATAAATCTACTTAAAAACTAAAGGAGCTTCATTTATGTTCAGAGAAAATAATACAAATCTAACTATAGGCGAACATCTTATCTATCAAAACTTACCTGATGACATCTTGGCTCGTATCAATAAACTCATCAATTGGGATCCTTTTCAACAAATCCTCGTTTCTCTTCATCCTTCTAAAGTTGGACGCAAGGCTTATAACCCCGTCCAGATGCTAAAAATCCTCATCATTCAACAAATCTACGGCCACTCTGACCCGGAAATGGAACTTATGCTCAAAGGCAACCTCTTCTACCGTCGCTTCCTTGGCCTCTCTGCTATTGACCCCGTTCCTGACCACTCTACTATATCTCGCTTCCGTTCTGATCTCAAATCCTTGAACCTTTATCGTAGGTGCTTTGAAGAACTTAAACGCCAGCTCGCTCAGAAGGGTTTTGAACTTCGCTCTGGCAAAATCATTGATGCTCGTCTGGTTAAAGCGGCTAGACGTCCTGGCAAGGATGACGATGCCTCCTTTACCCAAAAAGGCAAAAAGACTGACTACGGCTACAAAGACCATATTGCTATTGACGTTAAAAATGAGTTTGTTTCAGAGTTCGTTTGCACACCAGCTAACGTGCACGATTCCCAAGTTCTTGATGAATTACTTGAAGGAGAAGAGGCAAGTGTTTTTGCAGATAAAGCTTATGATAAGCATGAGTTAAGGAGGAGGTGTCGTAAGAAGGGGATATTTTGTGGAGTTTTAGCAAAGGCCAGGAGGAATAGGCCCCTTTCGGCCAGACAGAAGAAGAGGAATCGAATTTTTTCTCGTATAAGGGCCAAGGTAGAGCGAGTATTTGGCATTTTTTCCTTACATCTTCAGAGGGAGAAGGCGAGATATGTGGGACTATTTGCCAACGAAATTCATTTATTTTTAACCTGTTTTACGTATAATCTTTTGAATTTAGCGTGGCAGATGAAGAGGAAGGAGGCGATTTAGGAGGAAAAGTTGAAGAGATAAAAGATAATAGGATAATACTGCGAGGAAGGAGAAAATAACAAGGAAAATGTGATTAAAACCTGGAAAAACTAAGAAATTTTGAAGGAGAAGAGATTAGCAAAAGGGATAGAAATCAGAGATTTTTGCTTTAATGGCCAAAACGGAGACCAAAACGGAGAATAGAAAACAAAATTAAAATTATTTTTTTCAAAGGTCTTTTCAAATTTAGTCTTATTACAAAGAACCTATATTCCTGTTTAATCAGGAGTTAGGGACAAATAATTAATCTGTACGCTCATTCACCAAAAATGTAGCCTGTTTTAATCAAAGTAATTTAGGATATTATTCCCGTCTCTGGAGTAATAATTTAAACTAAAAATCCGATAAAAGATAAAAACGGGGGAGATAGACATGGAAAATGATTACAGGAATGAAAAACGTTTACCGTCTGCGCTGCCAGAACCTACAAGTGTAGCCAAAGAGGTTATCCTCACCTTGATAACTTGTGGGCTTTGGGGGCTTATCTGGCAGTATCAACAAATAAAGACGGTTAATGCTCTCCTTGGTCGAGAAGAATTCCACTTTTGGAAATGGCTTCTTTTCACTTTTATAACTTGCGGACTTTATCACTTATATCATGAATATCTCATGGGGCGAGCTATTGTACGCGTTCAACATAAATACGGTCTTCCGCCAAGTGAAAGTCTCCCGGCCATTTCTCTCATAGTAACGCTTCTTTCCTTGGGAATTATTACTGATGCCTTACAGCAAAAAGAACTAAATCTTATAATTGAAGAACTTAGAGAACAAACAGGACCTCGAATTTAAATGTTGCCAGAAAGGTTACTTTTTCGCTTTATATTATGTTTTTTGGCATTTTTGTCGGTCCTAAACTTTCTAGGGCAGAAGTGGGTACTGCACCTACCTCTGCCCTGGATTTGTCCTATAAAGGCCTTAACCGGATACCCTTGCCCAGGATGTGGCCTTACTGATGCCTTTAGATTTTTGCTTCAGGGAGAAGTAAGATTAGCCTTTTTTACTAATCCGTTAGTGTTTTTGGTACTGGCTATTCTAATTTCCATAGCCATTCTTCCAGAAAAAACTTTGATTACCTTTCAAAAGAAAAGAGGCTGGGAATGCTTACTGGTATTAGTACTTGGTTGGTGGATTTTCAGGCTTATTTTTGGCCTTTAAGAAGTTGATAGAGTGTAGCTTCTTTGTCTTTGGCTCGCATTAAAGTTTCTCCTATTAAAGCGGCTTTGATTCCCGCTGCTTTTAAGAGACAAATGTCTGCGTGATCTTTAATCCCTGATTCTGAAACCAAAATAATTTCTTCAGATACCTTAGCCGCCAACGCCAAAGAAGTCTCAATTTTTACTTCAAAGGTTTTAAGATTACGGTTATTTATTCCGATTATTTTAGCTCCAACTTCAATGGCTATTTCCAATTCTTTTTCATCGTGTACTTCAACCAGGGCTTCAAGCCCTAATTCGTAGGTCTTTTCTAGTAAACTATTAAGTTTTTCTGGAGAAAGGGCGGCTACAATTAAAAGCACAGCATCAGCTCCAAAGGCTCGAGCTTCTTCAATTTGGATTTCGTCAATAATGAAGTCTTTCCGCAAAAGAGGAAGTTTGGTCACTTCTCGTACAGCGGCGAGGAATTCCAGATGTCCATGAAAAAAAGGTTCATCTGTCAGGCAAGAAATGGCAGCAGCCCCAGCATTTTCGTATTCCTCAGCGATTTTTTTAGGATGAAACTCTCGGGCAATGAGACCTTTTGAAGGAGAGGCCTTCTTGATTTCAGCGATAATAGCAAAGTCTTGAGTTTTAAGGGCTTTCTCTAGAGATTTTCGTGGATAGTCCCAGAAAGGACGAAAAAATAACCCCCTCTCTTTACGAGCTAACACTTCTTTTTGTTTGGTGAGCAAAATCTTTTCTAAAATGTTTTTCATGTTTACAACTTTAGTCAAAATTAGAGGGACAGGCAAAAATTTTTTGCTCATTTCTATTGGTTAAGCTACATTTCAAAAAATATGAAGAAACTGGTTATAATTCTATTTTTAAGTCTTTTTTTAGGGGCTTGCGGGAAAAAAACACCGCCTCAGCCTCCACATGCTGTACGGCCAGAACCTCCTAGGAATATTTCAGTAACTTTACATTTTTGGGGCGCAGAGTTGGCTTTTGATGTTCCTCGGCACAAAGTTGACGGTGATCCTTTAAACGGCCTTAAAGGCCTAAAAATTGTTCGCTATGAAGAAAATATCTTTCCCCCCTATCATAGTTACCAAAAAGAATTTTGGATTCCTTTTACCAGGAAAATGTTTCGAGAGATTAGACGTTATCACTTTCGTGATTCCCAGCTAAAAGAAGGTTATCGCTACGTTTACCTGGTTTATGCCGTAAAAGGCTGGCACAGTGTTAGTGACCCGGGGGAATCGCCCTCCTTTGCCTGGCACATCCCGCCAGCGCAGGTTAAGTCCCTTAAAGCGATCCCAGGAGATGCTACAGTTACTTTAAGTTGGACTCCGGTAAAAAAATTTATGGATAATCGCCCAGCTAAAGGAGTATCTTTTTTTTACCGAATTTATCGTCGCCCAAACCAAAAATCACCTTCTAGAGCGCTTCCTGTTTTGTTAAAAGAAACTTCGTTTAAGGATATAGCTGTTGTTAACGGA from Thermodesulfatator indicus DSM 15286 harbors:
- a CDS encoding fibronectin type III domain-containing protein, with protein sequence MKKLVIILFLSLFLGACGKKTPPQPPHAVRPEPPRNISVTLHFWGAELAFDVPRHKVDGDPLNGLKGLKIVRYEENIFPPYHSYQKEFWIPFTRKMFREIRRYHFRDSQLKEGYRYVYLVYAVKGWHSVSDPGESPSFAWHIPPAQVKSLKAIPGDATVTLSWTPVKKFMDNRPAKGVSFFYRIYRRPNQKSPSRALPVLLKETSFKDIAVVNGKSYGYQVAAVFKYFGSLIEGPKSEEVWVTPVDTTPPPSPEGLVAVPHKGGVLLRWRRSGAVDLLGYKVYRQRKRENPVLLTPKPISEPKFFDRPPAPGVYTYWVTAVDSSPRHKESRPSNKDTVKYEKEVN
- a CDS encoding IS5 family transposase, encoding MFRENNTNLTIGEHLIYQNLPDDILARINKLINWDPFQQILVSLHPSKVGRKAYNPVQMLKILIIQQIYGHSDPEMELMLKGNLFYRRFLGLSAIDPVPDHSTISRFRSDLKSLNLYRRCFEELKRQLAQKGFELRSGKIIDARLVKAARRPGKDDDASFTQKGKKTDYGYKDHIAIDVKNEFVSEFVCTPANVHDSQVLDELLEGEEASVFADKAYDKHELRRRCRKKGIFCGVLAKARRNRPLSARQKKRNRIFSRIRAKVERVFGIFSLHLQREKARYVGLFANEIHLFLTCFTYNLLNLAWQMKRKEAI
- a CDS encoding DUF4234 domain-containing protein — protein: MENDYRNEKRLPSALPEPTSVAKEVILTLITCGLWGLIWQYQQIKTVNALLGREEFHFWKWLLFTFITCGLYHLYHEYLMGRAIVRVQHKYGLPPSESLPAISLIVTLLSLGIITDALQQKELNLIIEELREQTGPRI
- a CDS encoding DUF2752 domain-containing protein; the protein is MSVLNFLGQKWVLHLPLPWICPIKALTGYPCPGCGLTDAFRFLLQGEVRLAFFTNPLVFLVLAILISIAILPEKTLITFQKKRGWECLLVLVLGWWIFRLIFGL
- a CDS encoding HDOD domain-containing protein, which codes for MPQLYLPIAIIIVFFILLFFFTRKRDSNFKKENILIPLETNNGGQNRIPNEDLPKEVKKNKIYYQKLLKKRRSLQIYKLDKFAIKTSRELNTNQKEFLYKELKKFPLPSGAAWQLSEMLRDPLVDSKEVAALASTDPVISGRLLALVNSAYFRPSSGNNITSIHHAILYLGFNQVRNLLFQLMLEQTINKHSPLPKEEINKIWLHSAAVSVAAGEIAKRLQEHPGLALTAGLMHDVGKFFLPYFKQEDTGSLLLHEDTEDLPPIISEENVTGFSHPVIGEVLCYIWRLPKEIAKTVAYHHFGDFKRIEKLSSKEKKVIITVALADYICHLLGYAEEEPFLYEIPKEALKSCGFPVCPEFLITPQLEKEIEKMIKLLKGYTT
- the trpC gene encoding indole-3-glycerol phosphate synthase TrpC, with the translated sequence MKNILEKILLTKQKEVLARKERGLFFRPFWDYPRKSLEKALKTQDFAIIAEIKKASPSKGLIAREFHPKKIAEEYENAGAAAISCLTDEPFFHGHLEFLAAVREVTKLPLLRKDFIIDEIQIEEARAFGADAVLLIVAALSPEKLNSLLEKTYELGLEALVEVHDEKELEIAIEVGAKIIGINNRNLKTFEVKIETSLALAAKVSEEIILVSESGIKDHADICLLKAAGIKAALIGETLMRAKDKEATLYQLLKGQK